TCATACCAGTCCTCACAAGCTTCTAGTAGTTTTTTTAAGTTGAAAGTGCTTCAGAGTTGAAAAGCACTTGAAAGTTGAAAAAGTGCTTCACATATAATAAAATGGTCAAGAGACAGAGAGGAACAAAGTAAAGTTACTAATTGGGATTCTTCAAGGGCCTGCTTATGTGCAGCAATCTTTACTGTTATAAATCAACTGAAATTTACAAAtaccctttttatttatttatttatttattgagtACAAGCAATAGTTTAAACTATAGGAGAGggagatttctcacacacacataacTATGATGCCGTGAAGGTTCGTTTTTCACTGGGCTAGACCCGTTGGCAtcctttgttttatttaaatgttgaTCACCGAACTCAAAGTAGCACTTGACTGAAAACAAAgggtgaaaaaaacaaagccaCACGCCTTCAAGTTtaattagtatatatattattttcacaCTTTCACACTCAAAAATACTTCACTTTAGTGGATCATGCATACAGAAAGTGATACAAATATTCCCATGAAAATGTGTTTAACAACTACCTTGTTTACATCTTTGCATATAAAATTATGTAAAGACACATTAATAATCATGATCGACAGTAATCTAGGttatttcaaattattaatgATGAAAAGGCACAGCAAAAATTGTAATTAGCGGCTTGTTTTCATCTTGAGCCAGCATTCCGCGACAGTGATGTAGGttatttcaaattattatttgcaGTCGGATTCTGCTCAGTTGTATGTGCACGTAGACAAACGATAGTTGACCAATTAAAATGTCttgaaacaaattaatttggtCCGACCTCGAAACCATCCACGGTTATatctattttgtatttgtggtCACAGAAAGATCAGATCGAGAATTATAGCATGCTGATGTTGCTGCAGCTGCTCAAAATACTGCTCTATTATTCTCTTTGGTGATGATAAACTCTATGagacaattttgtaattttgtagcGTTGGAAAAACATTGAAAACTAAATTAACATTATTTAAGGCCATCTTTTGCATAGTGCAATCCAAACTGGAAGATGCCGTGgcagaaaacaaaatagtgaaaatgatttgttttttggtttttttaaatagtaacAATGATTTATGATGATGATTGCTTAGTTGCTGTTGTCTTTGTCAAAGCTTTAAATCTGCCTGTCCATCTCTCTTAACTGCATACATTCATTCTGAGACCAATCCGATGGTTGCAGAGATGGAGCTCTCTTCAGAGCAAAGCAAGCCCGCCCAACTGGTCACAAGCAAGAAGGGTGGCCTTAGAACCATGCCTTGTATAATCTGTATGTGACATCCCTTGTTAAGTATTTGATATTAACTTATGGACGGGTTAGCGCTTGAGTGCTtctgtatatatgtataatgtatTTGTACTTTGAGAACCAAAAGTTTATGTGAATTTCATACGTGCAGCAAACGAGGCATTGGAAAAGGTTGCAAGCTATGGGCTTCAAGCAAATATGATCTTGTACTTGACATCTGAATATCACATGGAGAACGCCACCGGAGCTAGCATCTTGTTCTTGTGGTCAGCCATGTCGAGCTTCACGCCTATCATCGGGGCTTTTCTATCCGATTCTCACTTGGGTCGCTTTCGTGTGATCACATTGGGAACAGTCGTCAGCCTACTTGTAAGCAAATTTGCTCAACTTCTCCATACAGTTGGTATTTTTGTGCCTACTTGTCACATACAAATGACCAGAATGTGCTTATTTGACTTTAGACTTCAGagatttatgaaattatttgcAGGGGGAGATTTTGCTATGGCTAACAGCAGTATTTCCGCAAGCAAGACCAGTCCATTGTGACGAcccatcaaaagaaaaatgcatcTCAGCAAACACAAGCCAAGTGATGCTTCTGTTTGCCTCATTTGGTCTCATGTCCATTGGATCTGGAGGGATCAAGCCATGCTCACTAGCCTTTGGAGCAGACCAGCTGGACAAGCCAGACAGCCCCAAGAACGAAAGGGTTTTGCAGAGCTTCTTCAACTGGTACTATGCTTCAGTTGGAGTCTCAGTCATGTTTGCAGTGACAGTGATAGTTTATGTTCAAGTTCAGTTTGGTTGGGTTGTGGGTTTTGGAGTTCCTGTAGGCCTCATGTTATTGTCCGGTCTTCTGTTTCTCTTGGGATCTTCCCTTTATGTTAAGGTGCCTCCAAACAAGAACTTGTCTGCTGGCCTTGTTCAAGCGATTGCGGCAGCTTGGAAAAACAGGCACTTGGCGTTGCCACCAAAGAACTTTGATGCATGGCATAGTCCCAAAGGTTCAAAGTTTGTCACTCCAACGGATAATTTAAGGTACATGAACATAGATTGCATaatcatgtttattttataagtATAAGCTTATGGAACTTAGGCTTAGCTAtgatattttatgttatattgtacataaaaaccaaaaccaatgaaacccatatttgaggaGGAACTTTTATATGAACCTGTTATAAATGATCTTTTATGTCACACATACATGTCGCAAGAGAACTATCACATATGAAACCGTACAATAATGTTGGCTTAAGTTTGGTGTCAAACTTAGTGTCTTTTGATCACATAGGAATGGATCAAATCCTTAACCTTTCCTGATATTAATTTCCCTAACCTTTCTCATCCACTTGGTctaatttgaatatttttggCTCATGTAAGGTACCTAAATAAGGCTTGCATGATCAGAAGCCCTGAGAAGGACATAGGCCCTGATGGGTTGGCCAAAGATCCGTGGAGTCTGTGCACTGTTAGGCAAGTAGAAGAGCTGAAAGCACTGATCAGAATCCTGCCCATTTGGTCTAGTGGCATTATGATCGGGGCGACGATCGCCCAGCACTCATTCCCTGTGCTCCTAGCAAACACCATGGACAGGCATTTCCTGGGCAAAATCAGAATCCCAGCAGCCTCCTTTTCCCTGTTTGGCATTCTCACCCTGACAGTATGGGTGGCCATCTATGACCGGATACTAGTCCCATTGGTATCCAAGTACACAAAAAGGCCGCGTGGGTTTAGCTTCAAGCAAAGAATTGGGGCAGGACTAGTAATCTCTTGTTTGGCCACAGCTGCTGCAGCAGAGGTTGAGAGgcagagaagaaaaacagCAATTCAGGAGGGTTTTCTGAGCAATCCAAAGGGTGTAGTGAGCATGTCTGCCAATTGGCTAGTGCTACAGCACTGCCTCACTGGACTTGCAGAGGCTTTGAATGCAATTGGGCAGCTAGAATTCTACTACTCTCAGTTCCCAAAGAGCATGTCCAGTATTGCAGTGGCTCTTTTGTCACttgggtttggatttgggAGCTTGGTCGGGAGTTTGGTTGTGAGCATTTTGGATGATGTGACCAAAAAATATGGTGTGAGCTGGATTTCAAGTGACCTCAACAGGGCTCACTATGATTATTACTATTGGCTTCTTACTGCTATGAGTGTGGTAAACTTCTTCTACTTTTTACTGTGTAGTTGGTTATATGGGCATTGTGAGGACAAGAAGATTTGGGATGAGGGCGAGGGCACAAAAGAGATGGAAGATTTGTCAAAGTCCGGCGAGTATGCGGTTATCTTCTCTGCTTGATTTTGATACAATAGATATTGGAGAAGAGGAATTCGAACATTGAGCTACAAACCCCTTGCATATTCTCTGTTTAGTTTAGCTCATGtgttctcatttttttgaaatgtttgCACACTAGTAAAACTTGATGAGCATAAAATGTAGACTTACACATCCAATGACTATTATGATTTGAGAATTTGAGTCTACACATGGTTTGTGTATTTGAATTAAAATCAAGTTGGTTCCAACTTGTTATGCGTGGACCGAATTTTCAGTTTTACATTCTCAGTTAAGCAAATCCCGGAGAGCagaatttttatttgcttAGTTGAGTAGATTGGCATTGTTTCTCTATGTAAAGTGTCGCAAGGTGTCTATTGGTAGTCTGAATTTCTATTAGGGCCTAATAGCCTTTTTGCTTATGGGCTTTAATGAAGTAATtcttagagcacttccacccatGGTGCCATGACAAAGGGTAAGGACAAGTAAAGGCAGACAcgattcatgtgaatagtgctTGTCctagcatttttttttttccatccaTTGCCATAGCAACccaagggcaattactattcacatgagattaataataataataaaaataaaaaggttaggtatgtataaaaaaaaaagattctaaattttttgataatttttcagaattttttttcaattaaaatttttttttcttccctaaCGTCAGCGCCCTCAAGCAACAGCTCGAGTTGTTCTTGTCTTTGGGCCTGCCCCCAGTTTTCATGAAGCCCACCATCTGCTCGGGCTAGATTTGTGCGGTAGAGTAGGTTTCTTCAACCTGGGAAGGGGGGCTTTTTGCCCAGGAGGGCACTGCAGTGGAAGTGCTTTTAgggaaaaaaggaagaaaagaaacccACGCGATTAAATTTTCAGGTCTTTTTCGAGTCAATTTGCCATTAC
Above is a genomic segment from Prunus dulcis chromosome 7, ALMONDv2, whole genome shotgun sequence containing:
- the LOC117635517 gene encoding protein NRT1/ PTR FAMILY 1.2-like, which translates into the protein MELSSEQSKPAQLVTSKKGGLRTMPCIISNEALEKVASYGLQANMILYLTSEYHMENATGASILFLWSAMSSFTPIIGAFLSDSHLGRFRVITLGTVVSLLGEILLWLTAVFPQARPVHCDDPSKEKCISANTSQVMLLFASFGLMSIGSGGIKPCSLAFGADQLDKPDSPKNERVLQSFFNWYYASVGVSVMFAVTVIVYVQVQFGWVVGFGVPVGLMLLSGLLFLLGSSLYVKVPPNKNLSAGLVQAIAAAWKNRHLALPPKNFDAWHSPKGSKFVTPTDNLRYLNKACMIRSPEKDIGPDGLAKDPWSLCTVRQVEELKALIRILPIWSSGIMIGATIAQHSFPVLLANTMDRHFLGKIRIPAASFSLFGILTLTVWVAIYDRILVPLVSKYTKRPRGFSFKQRIGAGLVISCLATAAAAEVERQRRKTAIQEGFLSNPKGVVSMSANWLVLQHCLTGLAEALNAIGQLEFYYSQFPKSMSSIAVALLSLGFGFGSLVGSLVVSILDDVTKKYGVSWISSDLNRAHYDYYYWLLTAMSVVNFFYFLLCSWLYGHCEDKKIWDEGEGTKEMEDLSKSGEYAVIFSA